The Streptomyces sp. NBC_01244 genome contains a region encoding:
- a CDS encoding FKBP-type peptidyl-prolyl cis-trans isomerase, whose amino-acid sequence MSELTKPEIERPEGDAPQELTIRDLVVGDGPEAKPGRVVRVHYVGVTFESGKEFDASWDRGEPFKFAVGGGRVIKGWDRGLRGMKVGGRREIIVPPRLGYGNQSPSPLIPAGSTLVFVVDLLSVV is encoded by the coding sequence ATGAGTGAACTGACGAAGCCCGAGATCGAACGTCCGGAGGGTGACGCTCCCCAGGAGCTGACGATCCGGGACCTCGTCGTCGGGGACGGGCCCGAGGCGAAGCCGGGCAGGGTCGTCCGGGTCCACTACGTCGGGGTCACCTTCGAGTCCGGCAAGGAGTTCGACGCCTCCTGGGACCGGGGCGAGCCGTTCAAGTTCGCCGTGGGTGGTGGACGGGTCATCAAGGGCTGGGACCGGGGACTGCGGGGGATGAAGGTCGGCGGACGGCGCGAGATCATCGTTCCCCCGCGCCTCGGGTACGGCAACCAGTCCCCCTCCCCGTTGATCCCGGCGGGTTCCACGCTCGTCTTCGTCGTGGACCTGCTCTCCGTGGTCTGA
- a CDS encoding glycosyltransferase family 39 protein translates to MRVAGWAMPVLAFALGVRGNTGPSPWTDEIVTMDVARRSWPELFALLGRVDAVHGLHYVLMHLVGQIASVTEFTMRVPSAAAVAVAGTVWLGRALGGPRLGACAGLVLAVAPTASRYAQEGRSFAFVMAAAVLATGALAKVLTGDGRRRWPITYAVLVAVLGWFNIMGLLLLAAHAITVAWIRPARRTTLRLAIAQAAGITAVAPLLYLALTQHSAVGASAPVTVGTPLALYSWLLYPGQDTLLTPFKLLLIGSTLTALGALAVRRRTSPPLIRAVGVPWLVIPPALLALATLAQPVFAYRYLVFCLPAAALLVAAGVLALPWWSRVALVLAVSAPLAFCHRAIRLEQSRSWDTPGRRQHPARPRRTR, encoded by the coding sequence ATGCGCGTGGCCGGGTGGGCGATGCCGGTCCTCGCCTTCGCGCTCGGAGTCCGGGGCAACACGGGCCCGTCCCCGTGGACGGACGAGATCGTCACCATGGACGTGGCGCGCCGGTCGTGGCCGGAGCTGTTCGCGCTGCTCGGCCGGGTCGACGCCGTACACGGTCTGCACTACGTACTGATGCACCTGGTGGGGCAGATCGCCTCGGTGACAGAGTTCACGATGCGGGTCCCGTCCGCGGCGGCCGTCGCCGTGGCCGGGACGGTGTGGCTGGGCCGGGCTCTCGGCGGGCCCCGACTCGGCGCATGTGCCGGACTTGTCCTCGCGGTGGCGCCGACGGCGTCCCGGTACGCGCAGGAAGGGCGCTCTTTCGCCTTCGTCATGGCGGCGGCCGTCCTGGCCACCGGAGCCCTGGCCAAGGTCCTGACCGGCGACGGCCGGCGACGGTGGCCGATCACGTACGCGGTACTGGTCGCGGTGTTGGGCTGGTTCAACATCATGGGGCTGCTCCTGCTCGCCGCCCACGCGATCACCGTGGCCTGGATCCGTCCCGCGCGCCGTACGACGCTCCGCCTGGCCATCGCCCAGGCCGCGGGCATCACGGCCGTGGCGCCACTCCTCTACCTGGCCCTGACCCAGCACTCCGCCGTAGGGGCGTCCGCGCCGGTCACGGTCGGCACCCCGTTGGCGCTCTACTCCTGGCTGCTGTACCCCGGCCAGGACACCCTCCTGACCCCGTTCAAGCTGCTGCTCATCGGCTCGACGCTGACCGCCCTGGGAGCTCTCGCCGTACGGCGGCGTACCAGCCCGCCCCTGATCCGTGCCGTGGGCGTCCCGTGGCTGGTCATACCCCCGGCGCTCCTCGCCCTGGCCACCCTGGCCCAACCCGTGTTCGCCTACCGCTACCTGGTCTTCTGCCTGCCCGCGGCGGCCTTGCTGGTCGCCGCCGGAGTCCTCGCACTGCCCTGGTGGTCCCGTGTCGCGCTGGTCCTGGCCGTGTCCGCGCCCCTGGCGTTCTGCCACCGCGCGATCCGGCTGGAGCAGAGCCGTTCCTGGGACACCCCTGGCCGTCGTCAGCATCCTGCGCGTCCACGGCGCACCCGGTGA
- a CDS encoding SixA phosphatase family protein: MSTESAGRLVLLRHAKSAWPDVADHERPLGPRGLRDAPAAGRRLRDAGCVPSLVICSTARRTRETWALAAAQLGAEVPVRFDERVYAAEPEELLEVVSEVPEEIRTLLLVGHNPGLEDLALSLAREAVDAAEAEAIARLSEKFPTSAIAVLACTGPWRELAPGSARLADFAVPRGPKP, from the coding sequence ATGAGCACGGAATCCGCCGGCCGCCTGGTGCTGCTGCGCCACGCCAAGTCCGCCTGGCCCGATGTCGCGGACCATGAGCGGCCGCTCGGTCCGCGGGGGCTCCGTGATGCGCCCGCGGCAGGTCGCCGGCTGCGCGACGCCGGCTGCGTGCCCTCGCTGGTCATCTGTTCCACCGCCCGGCGGACCCGCGAGACCTGGGCACTGGCAGCCGCACAGCTCGGCGCCGAGGTCCCCGTGCGCTTCGACGAACGGGTCTACGCCGCCGAGCCGGAGGAGCTGCTGGAGGTGGTGTCGGAAGTGCCGGAGGAGATCAGGACGCTGCTGCTCGTCGGCCACAACCCGGGCCTGGAGGATCTGGCCCTGAGCCTCGCCCGAGAGGCCGTGGACGCCGCGGAGGCCGAAGCGATCGCGCGCCTGTCGGAGAAGTTCCCGACGTCCGCGATCGCGGTGCTCGCCTGCACCGGTCCCTGGCGGGAACTCGCGCCCGGCTCGGCCCGGCTGGCCGATTTCGCCGTCCCCCGGGGCCCGAAACCCTGA
- a CDS encoding DoxX family protein, with protein sequence MNIAYWIVAGPLGLFSLYAGGVKVVRSREQLRPMMAWVDSTPMPAVRAIGTIEVLGAAGLILPPLTGIAPWAALAAAIGFAVLQIGATGVHLMRGERRIALNLTLLLTAAVTAWLATTWL encoded by the coding sequence GTGAACATCGCCTATTGGATCGTCGCCGGACCGCTCGGTCTCTTCTCCCTCTACGCGGGCGGGGTGAAGGTGGTCCGAAGCCGTGAGCAGCTCCGGCCGATGATGGCCTGGGTGGACAGCACCCCGATGCCGGCCGTCAGGGCCATCGGGACGATCGAAGTGCTCGGTGCCGCCGGGCTGATCCTTCCGCCGCTGACCGGCATCGCGCCCTGGGCGGCCCTGGCCGCGGCGATCGGATTCGCGGTCCTGCAGATCGGCGCGACCGGGGTCCATCTGATGCGGGGAGAGCGCCGGATCGCCCTCAACTTGACGCTCCTCCTCACTGCCGCCGTCACGGCCTGGCTGGCGACGACCTGGCTGTGA
- a CDS encoding LysR family transcriptional regulator — protein MELRTLRYFVAVAEELHFGRAAARLHMSQPPLSRAIKQLETEVGAALFDRSPAGVSLTPVGVVLLDEAYALLERADRVRTRVAAAAGAAVITVGVLGDTTDPGATRLAGAYRRQHPGVEVRIRETDLTDPTCGLRAGLVDIALTRAPFDGTGLTLRELRADPVGAVLRADDPLARRDHLTLADLADRPWFQFPDGTDPLWRAYWNGGEPREGPVVRAVQECLQAVLWNGTVGMTPLGHSTPEELAVVPVSDMAPSRVVAAWNQGDTNPLVRSFVRIATAAYRD, from the coding sequence ATGGAGCTACGCACGCTGCGCTATTTCGTGGCCGTCGCCGAAGAACTCCACTTCGGCCGGGCGGCCGCCCGGCTGCACATGAGCCAGCCGCCGCTGAGCCGGGCCATCAAGCAGTTGGAGACCGAGGTCGGCGCCGCGCTGTTCGACCGGTCGCCCGCCGGGGTCTCGCTCACTCCGGTGGGAGTGGTGCTCCTCGACGAGGCGTACGCCCTGCTCGAACGGGCCGACCGGGTGCGAACGCGCGTGGCCGCGGCGGCCGGCGCCGCGGTGATCACCGTAGGCGTGCTGGGGGACACCACCGATCCGGGTGCGACCCGGCTGGCCGGCGCGTACCGCCGACAGCACCCCGGCGTCGAGGTACGCATCCGCGAGACCGACCTGACCGATCCCACGTGCGGGCTGCGCGCCGGACTGGTCGACATCGCGCTGACCCGCGCCCCGTTCGACGGGACCGGCCTGACGCTGCGCGAACTGCGGGCCGACCCGGTGGGAGCCGTACTCCGCGCCGACGACCCGCTCGCCCGCCGCGACCACCTGACGCTGGCCGACCTGGCCGACCGGCCTTGGTTCCAGTTCCCGGACGGCACCGACCCGCTGTGGCGGGCCTACTGGAACGGCGGCGAGCCCCGTGAGGGCCCGGTCGTGCGCGCCGTCCAGGAGTGCTTGCAGGCCGTGCTCTGGAACGGCACGGTCGGCATGACCCCCCTCGGACACAGCACGCCCGAGGAGCTTGCCGTGGTACCGGTGTCGGACATGGCGCCGAGCCGCGTGGTGGCCGCCTGGAACCAGGGCGACACCAACCCGCTCGTCCGCTCCTTCGTCCGGATCGCGACCGCCGCCTACCGCGACTGA
- a CDS encoding 2OG-Fe(II) oxygenase, translating to MSGYAKEPATPTEISTRDLPPSDRWSTTPVVPAPVCRLENFLGAERAARLLKYAISRQPDFRAGTVLDPLSGQVSRKGRSSLVLPVTSSVLSRHLADCLPLVQEVLGHRAALTRTSTVLTAHGEGGHYGMHTDASRVRDVGTALSAVYYLHRRPRGFDGGQLRLYDTLLAGGAAQPAESFRTVEPEHDTIVFFPASAFHEVVPSTCPSGQFADHRFTLTTWISGVESQTAVHGPPFGILPWMARAAEHTRPLTDIGHDHDHDGAGPIALPAADPATRLALPAPRTTPRSR from the coding sequence ATGAGCGGATACGCGAAGGAACCGGCCACGCCGACGGAAATCAGCACCCGCGACCTGCCTCCCTCCGACCGGTGGTCCACGACCCCGGTGGTGCCGGCCCCGGTCTGCCGTCTGGAGAACTTCCTCGGCGCCGAACGCGCCGCCCGCCTGCTGAAGTACGCGATATCCCGGCAGCCCGACTTCCGCGCCGGAACGGTCCTGGACCCGCTGTCGGGCCAGGTTTCCCGAAAGGGCCGCAGCTCCCTCGTCCTCCCCGTGACCAGCTCCGTGCTGAGCCGGCACCTCGCCGACTGCCTGCCGCTCGTCCAGGAGGTGCTCGGCCACCGGGCCGCGCTCACGCGGACCTCGACGGTCCTGACCGCGCACGGCGAAGGGGGCCACTACGGCATGCACACCGACGCCTCACGGGTCCGCGACGTCGGTACGGCCCTGTCGGCCGTGTACTACCTCCACCGCAGGCCCCGCGGCTTCGACGGCGGCCAACTCCGGCTGTACGACACCCTGCTGGCCGGCGGCGCGGCGCAGCCCGCGGAGTCCTTCCGCACCGTCGAACCCGAGCACGACACCATCGTCTTCTTCCCGGCGAGCGCCTTCCACGAGGTCGTCCCGTCCACGTGCCCCAGCGGGCAGTTCGCCGATCACCGGTTCACCCTCACGACGTGGATCAGCGGTGTCGAGTCCCAGACCGCGGTGCACGGCCCGCCGTTCGGGATCCTTCCGTGGATGGCCCGCGCGGCCGAACACACCCGCCCGCTCACGGACATCGGGCACGACCACGACCACGACGGTGCCGGCCCCATCGCACTCCCGGCCGCCGACCCCGCGACCCGGCTCGCCCTACCGGCACCCCGTACGACGCCGCGTTCGCGCTGA
- a CDS encoding DUF2254 family protein codes for MRRDLAQLVCAVAGVALGVLVPRISPGPQVDAGPVVTLLFTLGFGVISLVSIIYSMLFLVIQFSASTFTPRLGLFRDDPIVWRTFAFTVGVFVFSITSGLAVGARRTTVSTLVPGTAMVLTLIALALMRTLQTRAFHSIQLGHSLTAIATRAHLLFDDVYVRPYDPDGATTAGATMAPESPATDATDATDATTVLWSGPAVVVQQIDVRTLVSLAEEHDCSITFLVSPGSTVSRGMTLAGVTGGELPEAVLRGALETGVERTFDQDPDLPFRLLADIALRALSPAVNDPATAVESMDRLEDLLTRLGGLDLSIGHFADEGGRLRVTIPVPDWEHYLRTAVDDVLSSAAGSPMALRRMRDLLSGLADRIPESRRGIVRDRLRWVDRAGSERYPLVWNASPGGKTPGPGPA; via the coding sequence ATGCGCCGGGATCTGGCCCAGCTCGTCTGCGCGGTCGCCGGGGTGGCCCTGGGGGTGCTGGTCCCCAGGATCTCGCCGGGCCCCCAGGTGGATGCCGGGCCCGTGGTGACGCTCCTGTTCACCCTCGGGTTCGGCGTCATCAGCCTGGTGAGCATCATCTACTCGATGCTGTTCCTGGTCATCCAGTTCTCCGCCAGCACCTTCACTCCGCGCCTCGGCCTCTTCCGGGACGACCCGATCGTGTGGCGCACCTTCGCCTTCACCGTCGGCGTGTTCGTCTTCAGCATCACCTCGGGACTGGCCGTCGGCGCCCGCAGGACGACCGTGTCGACCCTCGTTCCCGGCACCGCCATGGTGCTCACCCTGATCGCGCTCGCCCTCATGCGGACCCTGCAGACCAGGGCGTTCCACTCGATCCAGCTCGGCCACTCCCTGACCGCGATCGCCACGCGCGCACACCTGCTGTTCGACGACGTGTACGTACGGCCGTACGACCCGGACGGGGCCACGACCGCGGGCGCGACCATGGCCCCGGAGTCCCCGGCCACCGATGCCACCGATGCCACCGATGCCACCACCGTCCTCTGGTCCGGACCGGCGGTGGTGGTCCAACAGATCGACGTACGCACCCTGGTCTCCCTGGCCGAGGAGCACGACTGCTCGATCACCTTCCTCGTCTCCCCGGGATCGACCGTGTCACGGGGCATGACGCTGGCCGGGGTGACCGGCGGCGAGCTGCCCGAGGCGGTGCTGCGCGGCGCTCTGGAGACAGGAGTCGAGCGCACCTTCGACCAGGACCCCGACCTGCCCTTCCGGCTCCTCGCCGACATCGCGCTGCGCGCCCTCTCCCCGGCCGTCAACGACCCGGCCACGGCGGTGGAGAGCATGGACCGCCTCGAAGACCTGCTGACCCGCCTCGGCGGCCTGGATCTGAGCATCGGCCACTTCGCCGACGAGGGCGGCCGGTTGCGGGTGACGATCCCGGTGCCGGACTGGGAGCACTACCTGAGAACGGCCGTCGACGACGTGCTCTCCTCCGCCGCCGGGTCCCCGATGGCCCTGCGCAGGATGCGCGACCTGCTGAGCGGGCTGGCGGACCGGATCCCGGAGAGCCGGCGCGGCATCGTCCGGGACCGGCTCCGGTGGGTCGACCGGGCGGGGAGCGAAAGGTACCCCCTCGTCTGGAACGCCTCACCGGGAGGGAAGACCCCCGGCCCGGGTCCCGCGTGA
- a CDS encoding nucleobase:cation symporter-2 family protein: MRSPTFFTHEGSNPPAPPTPSALPLPVHPADEVLPMRRMVPAALQHVASMYAGLAAPPLIIGGALGLTAAQLTALLAASLVVAGLATVAQTLRLWGVGAGLPVTNGVSFAVISPLLAASASRGQDTLPLVFGATLVAGIVCFLLAPAFCRLLRFFPPVVSGSVITLVGLSLLPVAGEWARGGDPGSSGYGSPSNLALAAGTLAFTLLLHRLLSGRFLQRVAILLGLIAGTAAAVPMGKVDFHALSQAPLFALPEPFAFGAPQFEVPVIATMLVVMLVSMTESTASLIAVGSVVDRPVDARVIAGSLRAQGLGTALGGVLGAFVTTAYAQNVGLVAISRIRSRYAVTLCGAVLVLMGLVPVLGSLVALVPLPVLGGAAVVFFGSITVAGIRTLAKASLATGHNGIIVSVALAFGLFPVASADFYERLPAPVTMVLGSGITAGCLVAVLLNLLLNHFGRGSEANESHVPSAQVNAFGGNGGIGGIGGIGGNGGNAGIDGNDGSRGTRAGGLPSR; encoded by the coding sequence TTGCGCTCGCCCACGTTCTTCACACACGAAGGCTCCAACCCGCCCGCCCCGCCCACCCCGTCCGCCCTGCCCCTCCCCGTCCATCCCGCGGACGAGGTCCTGCCCATGCGGCGGATGGTCCCCGCCGCCCTGCAGCACGTGGCCAGCATGTACGCGGGCCTCGCGGCGCCTCCGCTGATCATCGGCGGCGCCCTCGGCCTGACCGCGGCGCAGCTCACCGCGCTGCTCGCCGCGAGCCTCGTGGTCGCCGGCCTGGCCACCGTCGCCCAGACCCTGCGCCTCTGGGGCGTGGGGGCCGGGCTGCCCGTCACCAACGGCGTTTCCTTCGCCGTGATCTCCCCGCTCCTGGCCGCTTCCGCGTCACGTGGGCAGGACACCCTGCCCCTGGTGTTCGGCGCCACCCTCGTCGCCGGGATCGTCTGCTTCCTCCTGGCCCCGGCCTTCTGCCGGCTCCTGCGCTTCTTCCCGCCCGTCGTCAGCGGTTCCGTCATCACGCTGGTCGGCCTCTCGCTGCTGCCGGTGGCCGGGGAATGGGCGCGGGGCGGCGACCCCGGGTCCTCCGGCTACGGCTCACCGTCCAACCTCGCGCTCGCCGCCGGAACCCTCGCCTTCACCCTCCTCCTCCACCGGCTCCTCAGCGGACGCTTCCTGCAGCGCGTGGCCATCCTGCTCGGCCTCATCGCCGGCACGGCCGCCGCGGTGCCAATGGGCAAGGTCGACTTCCACGCCCTCTCCCAGGCACCGCTGTTCGCGCTCCCGGAACCGTTCGCCTTCGGCGCCCCGCAGTTCGAGGTGCCGGTCATCGCGACGATGCTCGTCGTCATGCTCGTCTCCATGACGGAATCCACCGCCTCCCTGATCGCGGTGGGATCGGTCGTCGACCGACCGGTCGACGCCCGCGTCATCGCGGGGAGTCTGCGCGCCCAGGGGCTGGGCACCGCACTCGGCGGCGTCCTGGGAGCCTTCGTGACCACCGCCTACGCGCAGAACGTCGGCCTGGTCGCGATCAGCCGCATCCGCAGCCGGTACGCGGTCACCCTGTGCGGAGCGGTCCTGGTCCTCATGGGCCTCGTGCCGGTCCTGGGCTCGCTCGTCGCGCTCGTACCGCTGCCCGTGCTCGGCGGGGCCGCGGTCGTCTTCTTCGGCTCGATCACCGTCGCCGGGATCCGGACCCTGGCCAAGGCCTCCCTGGCCACCGGGCACAACGGCATCATCGTGTCCGTCGCCCTCGCCTTCGGTCTCTTCCCCGTCGCCTCGGCCGACTTCTACGAACGGCTCCCCGCGCCCGTCACCATGGTGCTGGGATCGGGCATCACGGCGGGATGCCTCGTCGCCGTCCTCCTCAACCTGCTCCTGAACCACTTCGGGCGGGGCAGCGAGGCCAACGAGAGCCACGTCCCCAGCGCCCAGGTCAACGCCTTCGGCGGCAACGGAGGGATCGGCGGCATCGGCGGCATCGGAGGGAATGGCGGCAACGCCGGGATCGACGGCAACGACGGTTCACGCGGGACCCGGGCCGGGGGTCTTCCCTCCCGGTGA
- a CDS encoding helix-turn-helix domain-containing protein, with product MPTQDDLHRPSEGEISPYPPLDPHRAAGVRERLGLTHGQVAWAVSAFQGHPLHPDTLLAWEQGALVPTAHQIKALAAALWCSPGELLGEPATLLQCRTLLGLTVEQAAVGVGMTRDRYAEAERRNRWRGSGRQTQALFEVLRPPPACFVGACGRTGQLRVLLREAVTGWWPNYVRPVAKIVPVEPAEIQRALEQLHLTYQRIDNHGRTGAPAEAVEREALAFLDRVDEQLWQRLRPRGA from the coding sequence ATGCCAACCCAAGACGATCTCCACAGACCTTCCGAGGGCGAAATATCCCCCTATCCCCCGCTGGACCCCCACCGCGCCGCCGGCGTGCGCGAGCGGCTCGGACTCACGCACGGCCAGGTCGCCTGGGCCGTATCGGCCTTCCAGGGACACCCACTCCACCCCGACACGCTTCTGGCCTGGGAGCAGGGCGCACTGGTTCCGACGGCCCATCAGATCAAGGCACTGGCCGCCGCGCTGTGGTGCTCACCGGGCGAGCTGCTCGGCGAACCGGCCACGCTCCTGCAGTGCCGCACGCTCCTCGGACTGACGGTGGAACAGGCGGCCGTGGGGGTCGGCATGACCCGCGACCGCTACGCCGAGGCGGAACGGCGCAACCGCTGGCGCGGGTCGGGGCGGCAGACCCAGGCGCTGTTCGAGGTGCTCCGGCCGCCGCCCGCCTGCTTCGTCGGGGCATGCGGCCGGACCGGGCAGTTGCGCGTGCTGCTGCGCGAGGCGGTCACCGGCTGGTGGCCGAACTACGTACGCCCCGTCGCGAAGATCGTGCCCGTGGAGCCGGCGGAGATCCAGCGCGCCCTGGAGCAGCTCCACTTGACCTACCAGCGGATCGACAACCACGGCAGGACCGGCGCCCCCGCCGAGGCGGTCGAACGCGAGGCCCTGGCCTTCCTCGACCGGGTCGACGAGCAGCTGTGGCAGCGATTGCGCCCGCGGGGAGCCTGA
- a CDS encoding GAP family protein gives MGDAIGQMLGSAVGIAISPLPLIAVILMLATPRGRTNGTAFAVGWVLSLAALVTVVVLAGSGAGAAGRGEPAAWTVWLKLALGVLFLLMGLKQFKGRPREGEPSPPPAWMKAIDHFTPGKSAGLAAALAVANPKNLVLALGGAVSIASSGAAAGGKAVAATLMVLVASLCVVLPLAVYLFGGRRSAATLAGWKEWMSRHNSAIMTIVLWVLGAKYVGDAISGLTT, from the coding sequence GTGGGTGACGCCATCGGCCAGATGCTCGGCTCCGCGGTCGGCATCGCCATCAGCCCGCTCCCGCTGATCGCGGTGATCCTCATGCTGGCCACCCCGCGGGGGCGGACCAACGGCACCGCCTTCGCCGTCGGCTGGGTCCTCTCCCTCGCCGCCCTGGTGACCGTGGTCGTCCTGGCCGGCTCGGGCGCGGGCGCGGCCGGTCGGGGCGAGCCGGCCGCGTGGACGGTGTGGCTCAAGCTGGCACTCGGCGTGCTGTTCCTGCTGATGGGGCTCAAGCAGTTCAAGGGCCGCCCGCGCGAGGGGGAGCCGTCCCCGCCGCCGGCCTGGATGAAGGCCATCGACCACTTCACCCCGGGCAAGTCCGCCGGTCTCGCGGCCGCGCTCGCCGTCGCCAACCCGAAGAACCTCGTCCTCGCGCTGGGCGGCGCCGTCTCCATCGCGTCCAGCGGTGCCGCAGCCGGGGGCAAGGCGGTCGCGGCGACGCTGATGGTGCTGGTCGCCTCGCTGTGCGTCGTCCTGCCGCTGGCCGTCTACCTCTTCGGCGGACGGCGGTCGGCGGCCACCCTGGCCGGGTGGAAGGAATGGATGAGCCGCCACAACTCCGCCATCATGACCATCGTCCTGTGGGTCCTCGGCGCCAAGTACGTCGGCGACGCGATCTCCGGCCTCACCACCTGA